A single genomic interval of Celeribacter indicus harbors:
- the mraZ gene encoding division/cell wall cluster transcriptional repressor MraZ produces the protein MFIGEHTFKVDGKGRVSIPADFRRELELGDPLASETGRPRMVIVYGPEKQQHLTVYTYEGYKALAGDIARLPRGSQKRKIMERMILNRARPTEVDNDGRLVLPQMLRDKIGLENTAYFAGLGETFEIWKPEVHEAQDEALDDRIFEEFGEDFDPLSLLDDLEG, from the coding sequence ATGTTCATCGGCGAACACACCTTCAAGGTGGACGGAAAGGGGCGCGTGTCGATCCCTGCCGATTTTCGTCGCGAACTCGAGCTCGGCGATCCGCTCGCCTCGGAGACCGGCCGTCCGCGCATGGTCATCGTCTACGGTCCCGAAAAGCAGCAGCATCTCACCGTCTACACCTACGAGGGCTACAAGGCCCTCGCCGGCGACATCGCCCGCCTGCCGCGGGGCTCGCAGAAGCGCAAGATCATGGAGCGCATGATCCTCAACCGCGCCCGCCCGACCGAGGTCGACAACGACGGCCGGCTGGTCCTGCCGCAAATGCTGCGCGACAAGATCGGGCTGGAAAATACCGCCTATTTCGCGGGGCTTGGCGAAACGTTCGAGATCTGGAAGCCGGAGGTGCACGAGGCGCAGGACGAGGCGCTCGACGACCGCATCTTCGAGGAATTCGGCGAGGATTTCGATCCGCTGAGCCTGCTGGACGACCTGGAGGGATGA
- a CDS encoding Mrp/NBP35 family ATP-binding protein, whose translation MTITQDDITAVLRQVRLPDGSSLVEADRIRALSVTGGKVSFVIEAPDAAAARDWTAVEAEAKARLLALEGVETVSVVTTAHGPAGRAPAGGSTPPDLKIGRHPTPQQGKTKPAGVRNVIAIASGKGGVGKSTVAANLAVALARLGRRVGLLDADIYGPSQPRMMGVNRRPASPDGKTIEPLHAHGVTLMSIGFMIPDGEAVVWRGPMLMGAMQQMLGQVAWGELDVLLIDMPPGTGDVQLTLGQKTELTGALVVSTPQDVALIDARRGISMFQKLNVPVLGLIENMSTYVCPNCGHEAHIFGHGGVAAEAEALGVPLLAQLPLALEARVSGDEGRPVAADDGPLAEPYLQLADRLVKGGLA comes from the coding sequence ATGACGATCACCCAGGACGATATCACAGCGGTCTTGCGGCAGGTGCGCCTGCCGGACGGCTCGTCTCTCGTGGAGGCGGACCGGATTCGCGCGCTCTCGGTCACGGGCGGCAAGGTGAGCTTCGTGATCGAGGCGCCGGACGCCGCGGCGGCACGGGACTGGACGGCGGTCGAGGCGGAGGCGAAGGCGCGCCTGCTCGCGCTCGAGGGGGTGGAAACCGTCTCGGTCGTGACCACGGCGCATGGGCCGGCCGGCCGGGCCCCGGCGGGCGGTTCGACCCCGCCGGATCTGAAGATCGGCCGCCATCCCACTCCGCAGCAGGGCAAGACGAAGCCCGCCGGCGTCAGGAACGTGATCGCCATCGCCTCGGGCAAGGGGGGCGTGGGCAAATCCACCGTCGCCGCCAACCTCGCCGTCGCGCTGGCGCGGCTCGGGCGGCGGGTCGGCCTGCTCGATGCCGATATCTACGGCCCGAGCCAGCCGCGCATGATGGGGGTCAACAGGCGACCGGCCTCGCCCGACGGCAAGACGATCGAGCCGCTCCATGCCCATGGGGTCACGCTCATGTCCATCGGTTTCATGATTCCCGACGGGGAGGCGGTGGTCTGGCGCGGGCCGATGCTGATGGGCGCGATGCAGCAGATGCTCGGGCAGGTCGCCTGGGGCGAGCTCGACGTGCTCCTGATCGACATGCCGCCGGGCACGGGCGACGTGCAGCTCACGCTGGGCCAGAAGACCGAGCTCACCGGCGCGCTGGTCGTCTCCACGCCGCAGGACGTGGCGCTGATCGACGCGCGGCGCGGGATCTCCATGTTCCAGAAGCTCAACGTGCCGGTGCTGGGCCTGATCGAGAACATGTCCACCTATGTCTGTCCCAATTGCGGGCACGAGGCGCATATCTTCGGTCATGGCGGGGTCGCCGCCGAGGCGGAGGCGCTCGGCGTGCCGCTTCTGGCGCAGCTCCCCCTCGCGCTCGAGGCCCGCGTGTCCGGAGACGAGGGCCGGCCCGTCGCCGCGGACGACGGCCCGCTCGCGGAGCCTTACCTTCAGCTCGCCGACCGGCTGGTCAAGGGCGGCCTGGCCTGA
- a CDS encoding DUF1127 domain-containing protein has protein sequence MAYANDIRTVAPASTGSFGGVFKTVAERYARYRVYRETVAELSGLSDRDLSDLGLSRASIRAVAHTAAYGG, from the coding sequence ATGGCTTACGCAAACGACATTCGCACGGTCGCACCGGCCTCCACCGGATCCTTCGGGGGTGTGTTCAAGACCGTCGCCGAGCGTTACGCCCGCTATCGGGTCTATCGCGAGACGGTTGCGGAACTCTCCGGCCTCTCCGACCGCGACCTTTCGGATCTGGGCCTGTCCCGCGCGTCGATCCGCGCGGTGGCCCACACGGCGGCCTACGGCGGCTGA